The Victivallaceae bacterium genome contains a region encoding:
- the sdhA gene encoding succinate dehydrogenase flavoprotein subunit — MRSNRVIVVGGGLAGLTAAMRLVDRGCTVDLVSLTKVKRSHSVCAQGGINASLNIKSEENDSPLIHAYDSIKGGDFLADQPPVLEMCLSAPRIIKMLDRFGCPFNRRPSGDLDVRRFGGTLYNRTVFCGASTGQQLMYTMDEQVRRKEDKISKFENHEFLRLIMDDSGRACGIIVMNLFNNKLEVMKGDAVVIATGGPGVIFKKSTNSTFCTGAANGRLFMQGMAYANPEFIQIHPTAIPGRDKLRLISESVRGEGGRVWTWGDSSKQIQKPDGTYMSCGETGKPWYFLEELYPAYGNLVSRDVGARAILQVCEAGLGIDGKMEVFLDVTHLPQSTRNKLEVVLDIYRKFTGVDPNFEPMKIFPAVHYSMGGAWVDWPATGDSDREVRFRHMTTLKGCFNCGESDFQYHGANRLGANSLLSCLYAGLVVGDEVPRFLEIEGSVIDKVGSHTYDTNLREEMALSEKLLNNSGKENVFLLHDEMAHLMVNNVTVKRNNIDLSDTLNKLKEIRERTEYLNVHDSSKFANKTFHFVRQFRPMVELAIAITKGALLRNEFRGSHFKPEYPERDDVHWLKTTMAFYDSQECRIEYRPVDIRHLKPILRDYTKANQEDIGLRNIPENITLPL; from the coding sequence ATGAGATCTAACAGAGTTATTGTAGTCGGCGGCGGGTTAGCCGGTTTAACTGCGGCTATGAGGCTTGTCGATCGCGGTTGCACGGTTGATCTCGTATCGTTGACGAAAGTTAAAAGATCTCATTCGGTTTGTGCTCAGGGCGGTATTAACGCTTCTTTGAATATTAAGTCCGAAGAAAACGATTCTCCTTTGATCCATGCTTACGATTCGATTAAAGGCGGCGATTTTTTAGCGGATCAACCTCCCGTTTTGGAGATGTGTCTTTCCGCACCTCGTATCATCAAGATGCTTGATCGTTTCGGATGTCCTTTTAATCGAAGACCTTCCGGTGATTTGGACGTCAGGCGATTCGGTGGCACTCTTTATAATAGAACGGTCTTTTGCGGGGCTTCTACAGGTCAGCAGCTTATGTATACGATGGATGAGCAAGTCCGTCGTAAAGAAGACAAAATCTCGAAATTTGAAAATCATGAATTCTTAAGACTGATTATGGATGATTCCGGACGAGCTTGTGGGATAATCGTCATGAATTTATTTAATAATAAGCTTGAGGTGATGAAAGGAGATGCCGTTGTTATTGCTACGGGTGGCCCTGGAGTCATTTTTAAAAAATCTACGAATTCGACGTTTTGTACGGGAGCCGCTAATGGACGTTTATTTATGCAAGGAATGGCTTATGCCAATCCCGAGTTCATCCAGATACATCCGACGGCGATTCCCGGAAGAGATAAATTGCGATTGATTTCGGAATCAGTAAGAGGTGAAGGAGGACGTGTTTGGACATGGGGCGATTCTTCCAAACAAATTCAAAAACCCGACGGGACCTATATGTCTTGCGGAGAAACCGGAAAGCCGTGGTATTTTCTTGAAGAGCTGTATCCTGCCTACGGTAATCTTGTCAGTCGGGATGTCGGAGCTCGTGCCATACTTCAGGTTTGTGAAGCCGGATTAGGTATCGACGGTAAGATGGAAGTATTTTTAGATGTTACCCATTTGCCTCAATCAACGAGAAATAAATTGGAAGTCGTTTTAGACATATATCGCAAATTCACCGGCGTTGATCCTAACTTTGAACCGATGAAAATATTTCCGGCCGTGCATTATTCTATGGGAGGAGCATGGGTTGATTGGCCTGCAACCGGCGATTCCGATCGAGAAGTACGTTTCAGACATATGACGACTTTGAAAGGGTGCTTTAATTGCGGTGAATCGGATTTTCAGTATCACGGAGCTAATCGATTAGGAGCCAATTCGCTTTTGTCATGTCTATATGCCGGATTAGTTGTCGGAGACGAAGTTCCTCGGTTTTTGGAAATAGAGGGTTCAGTTATCGATAAGGTCGGAAGCCATACGTATGACACCAATTTACGAGAAGAAATGGCCTTATCCGAAAAATTGTTGAATAATTCCGGTAAAGAAAACGTATTTTTGCTACACGATGAGATGGCACATCTTATGGTAAATAATGTAACTGTTAAAAGAAACAACATCGATTTATCCGATACTTTAAATAAGTTGAAGGAAATTCGGGAAAGAACCGAATACTTGAATGTTCATGACAGTTCAAAGTTTGCGAATAAGACATTTCATTTTGTCAGACAATTTAGACCTATGGTTGAATTGGCTATAGCGATAACCAAAGGAGCTTTATTACGGAATGAGTTCAGAGGTTCTCATTTTAAACCGGAATATCCTGAAAGAGATGATGTTCATTGGTTAAAAACGACGATGGCTTTTTACGATTCTCAAGAGTGTAGGATCGAATATCGACCGGTTGATATTCGACATCTTAAGCCGATCTTAAGAGATTACACGAAAGCCAATCAGGAGGATATCGGTTTACGGAATATTCCGGAAAATATAACTCTACCCTTGTAG
- the sdhB gene encoding succinate dehydrogenase iron-sulfur subunit, which produces MDEDILETYVLSIYRGFPGDQYWESFELPLSPGENVISALMEIEKNPVNMKGERVDPVVWEQGCLEEVCGSCSILVNGTPKQGCTALIADYLTEKTGTIYLAPLTKFPLVRDLIVDRSVMFDNLKKIQGWVEGEPVGDEYGVKVTQKDQELMYALSMCMTCGCCAEACPQVSEKTDFIGPAAIAQARLFNTYPGDHKQSERLHVLMQKNGLGGCGQAQNCVRVCPKKLPLTESIAAMGRAVTKQAFFDIFDKWFKSKKIED; this is translated from the coding sequence ATGGATGAAGATATTCTCGAAACTTATGTTTTATCGATTTATAGAGGCTTCCCGGGAGATCAATATTGGGAAAGCTTCGAATTACCGTTGTCTCCCGGAGAAAACGTAATCAGTGCATTAATGGAAATAGAAAAAAATCCGGTTAATATGAAGGGCGAAAGAGTAGACCCGGTTGTTTGGGAACAAGGGTGTCTTGAAGAAGTTTGCGGCTCCTGTTCGATATTAGTCAACGGCACTCCTAAACAAGGATGTACGGCTTTAATCGCGGATTATCTTACGGAGAAGACCGGAACCATTTATTTGGCACCTTTGACGAAATTTCCGCTAGTTAGGGATTTAATCGTCGATCGTTCAGTGATGTTTGATAATTTGAAAAAAATTCAGGGTTGGGTTGAAGGTGAGCCGGTGGGTGATGAATACGGTGTTAAAGTGACTCAAAAAGATCAGGAACTAATGTATGCTCTATCGATGTGTATGACATGCGGATGTTGCGCGGAGGCTTGCCCTCAGGTCTCGGAAAAAACCGATTTTATCGGACCGGCAGCTATTGCACAGGCTCGTTTATTCAATACCTATCCGGGAGATCATAAACAGTCTGAACGCTTGCATGTTTTGATGCAAAAAAATGGTCTCGGTGGATGCGGACAGGCCCAGAATTGCGTTCGAGTATGTCCTAAGAAGCTTCCTCTTACGGAAAGCATAGCTGCTATGGGTCGAGCCGTGACTAAACAGGCCTTTTTTGATATTTTCGATAAGTGGTTTAAATCTAAAAAAATCGAAGATTAG
- a CDS encoding PP2C family protein-serine/threonine phosphatase, which yields MLSFIQTIGFRLWLISSVIVVVPLTIHTAFTEYDLRTSALTLAKNNLRQDTLFKTELIRESLPLNQSAVNFIIQALNLETEFPKTIDPDLGRKLKEFFSDGFREITLVLPISSTEKIVVASGITANEGANYNSRLAITPDIPILISIAPSEDNPHRFLIVTEANIYHPETKTLIGILYATHDAESILDPILTHSSYVGTLLFFTNTELAIASSYITDNDISIIKKKLIGISREKNNFFKENINKKTFLCFEDEVPELHLIVISYQNYSNIFSKCKKIFFSNLTCLLLIIPSLLLGYFLTKRLSNPLLRLSFTMIQAGKGSSQNIYKPSRYGFEINHLGYIFNKMLKTFLAKQIITETAQKEKNEALLELDLGKKAQETLLTSSFLPIPELEISKIYIPALSVGGDFYDLFTDLREENLFIVVADAADKGVSACCYSLELKIMLQTLLQETSSLETTVIEAAKLFHSDTTESGMFVTASLNKYNRKTGILSYYSCGHVPAILLKKTGSPVLLKHMGTALGFLPDIQIIACNEIILEDEDKLVFYSDGITEAHNKQYELFGEERLLKTIECTRNMNSEETSAYIMNEIKTFVQGQQQHDDITLLVIKLKDQYE from the coding sequence ATGCTTTCTTTCATACAAACCATAGGGTTTCGATTATGGCTGATATCTTCGGTAATCGTCGTTGTTCCTTTGACAATCCATACAGCTTTTACTGAGTATGATCTTCGTACGTCTGCTCTAACGCTGGCAAAAAATAACCTTAGACAAGATACCCTGTTTAAGACGGAATTGATTAGAGAAAGTCTTCCGTTAAATCAAAGCGCCGTTAATTTTATTATCCAAGCATTGAATCTCGAGACGGAATTCCCTAAAACAATCGATCCTGATTTAGGTCGCAAACTCAAAGAGTTTTTTTCCGATGGGTTCCGTGAAATTACTTTAGTCTTACCCATATCGTCGACAGAGAAAATTGTCGTAGCTTCCGGAATAACGGCCAATGAAGGAGCAAACTATAATTCGCGGCTTGCCATCACCCCAGACATTCCGATTCTTATTTCAATAGCGCCATCCGAAGACAATCCTCATCGCTTTTTAATCGTAACAGAGGCCAATATCTATCATCCGGAAACGAAAACACTCATAGGAATCTTATACGCTACTCATGATGCCGAATCCATTCTCGATCCGATCTTAACTCATTCTTCCTATGTAGGAACCTTATTGTTTTTCACCAATACCGAGCTTGCTATCGCCTCATCTTATATCACGGATAATGACATCTCTATTATTAAGAAAAAATTGATCGGAATAAGCCGAGAAAAAAACAATTTTTTTAAGGAAAATATCAACAAAAAAACTTTTCTGTGTTTTGAAGATGAAGTTCCCGAATTGCATCTAATCGTTATCAGTTATCAGAATTATTCGAATATTTTTTCGAAATGCAAAAAAATATTCTTTTCGAATCTTACATGTTTATTGCTGATCATTCCCTCTCTCCTTTTAGGATATTTCTTAACCAAGCGTTTATCCAATCCGCTATTACGATTATCATTCACTATGATCCAAGCAGGAAAAGGATCTTCTCAAAATATTTATAAACCTTCTCGTTATGGATTTGAAATTAATCATCTGGGATACATTTTCAATAAAATGCTGAAAACTTTCCTGGCCAAACAAATCATTACGGAAACCGCACAAAAAGAAAAAAATGAAGCCTTATTGGAACTTGATTTGGGAAAAAAGGCTCAAGAGACTCTTTTAACCTCATCGTTCCTTCCCATTCCGGAACTTGAAATATCTAAAATCTATATCCCTGCTTTATCCGTAGGAGGTGATTTTTATGATCTTTTTACTGACCTTCGAGAAGAAAATCTATTTATCGTTGTTGCAGATGCTGCCGATAAAGGCGTCTCAGCTTGTTGTTACTCTCTGGAATTAAAAATAATGTTACAAACATTACTCCAAGAAACATCCTCTCTTGAAACGACAGTTATCGAAGCCGCTAAACTATTTCATTCGGATACTACGGAATCCGGGATGTTCGTCACCGCATCTTTGAACAAATACAACCGTAAAACCGGTATTTTGTCCTACTATTCCTGCGGTCATGTTCCTGCTATTCTATTAAAAAAAACCGGATCTCCGGTTTTACTAAAACATATGGGAACAGCTTTAGGTTTCTTACCTGATATCCAAATCATTGCCTGTAATGAAATAATTTTAGAAGACGAAGACAAACTCGTTTTTTATTCAGACGGTATTACGGAAGCGCACAATAAGCAATATGAACTTTTCGGAGAAGAAAGACTCCTTAAAACGATCGAATGCACTCGAAATATGAATAGCGAAGAAACATCGGCATACATAATGAATGAAATTAAGACCTTTGTACAGGGACAACAACAACATGACGATATAACTCTTCTTGTCATAAAGCTAAAAGACCAATATGAATAA
- the eno gene encoding phosphopyruvate hydratase, with protein sequence MRLSMLEEAIVMIEGNEILDSRGNPTVAVKITTENGFQGEAFVPSGASTGAKEALELRDGDSSRLQGMGVLSAVHNVNTTLSRLLIGVNVFDQILIDKMMCDCDGSENKMNLGANAILGVSLAVAHAAAKAGNMPLYRYIGGTFGMTLPCPMMNLINGGVHADNGLEFQEFMIRPIGAHTFGEALIMGASVFHTLKKLLKSKNLSISVGDEGGFAPHLGSNQAALEILMEAIEKAGFVPGEQISLALDCAASSYYNANHTYGTDNRSTEEEINRLIELCTRFPIDSIEDGLSETDKEGWISLTDKLGSKVQLVGDDFFVTNPRIIQEGIEEGIANAVLIKVNQIGTLSETAAAIKLAQTNGYATIVSHRSGETEDTTIADLAVAFNCGQIKTGSLSRSERVAKYNRLSTIENELGYKGNFKDSNRFALR encoded by the coding sequence ATGAGGTTATCCATGTTAGAAGAAGCAATCGTAATGATTGAAGGAAATGAAATTTTAGATTCAAGAGGAAACCCGACCGTTGCCGTAAAAATCACCACAGAGAACGGTTTTCAAGGAGAAGCATTCGTCCCATCGGGAGCTTCTACGGGAGCCAAAGAGGCATTGGAGTTAAGGGACGGCGACTCTTCTAGACTCCAAGGGATGGGTGTTTTATCGGCCGTTCACAACGTCAACACGACGTTGTCCAGACTCCTTATAGGCGTCAATGTCTTTGACCAAATCTTAATCGATAAAATGATGTGCGATTGCGACGGATCCGAAAATAAAATGAACTTGGGAGCAAATGCCATTCTCGGAGTATCTCTTGCCGTTGCTCATGCTGCCGCAAAAGCCGGAAATATGCCGTTGTATAGATACATAGGAGGTACTTTTGGGATGACACTGCCTTGTCCGATGATGAATTTAATTAACGGAGGAGTGCATGCCGATAACGGTTTGGAATTTCAGGAATTTATGATTCGTCCTATCGGAGCACATACATTCGGTGAAGCTCTTATTATGGGAGCTTCCGTGTTTCATACTCTTAAGAAACTGTTAAAAAGTAAAAATTTATCAATATCCGTCGGAGATGAAGGGGGATTCGCTCCTCATCTCGGTTCAAATCAGGCCGCTCTTGAAATTTTAATGGAAGCCATTGAAAAAGCAGGTTTTGTTCCCGGAGAACAGATATCTCTGGCTCTCGACTGCGCGGCCTCTTCTTATTATAACGCTAATCATACTTACGGAACCGATAACCGATCGACGGAAGAAGAAATTAATCGTCTGATAGAGTTATGTACTCGATTTCCTATAGATTCCATAGAAGACGGTTTATCCGAAACCGACAAGGAAGGATGGATCTCGCTGACTGATAAATTAGGCAGTAAAGTTCAACTGGTCGGAGATGATTTCTTTGTAACCAATCCTAGAATCATCCAAGAAGGTATCGAAGAAGGTATCGCAAATGCGGTTTTAATCAAAGTCAATCAGATCGGGACTCTTTCGGAAACTGCGGCTGCCATTAAGTTAGCTCAAACCAACGGTTATGCTACAATCGTTTCTCATCGCTCGGGAGAAACCGAAGATACTACTATTGCGGATCTTGCCGTCGCATTCAATTGCGGCCAAATTAAAACAGGATCGTTATCACGATCCGAAAGAGTAGCCAAATATAACCGATTGTCGACTATTGAAAATGAACTGGGCTACAAAGGTAATTTTAAAGATTCGAATCGATTTGCTTTAAGATAA
- the uvrB gene encoding excinuclease ABC subunit UvrB, protein MTFRLNASFRPCGDQPQAIEQLIQGIRSGRRSQVLQGITGSGKTFTIANVIQELNRPALIIAHNKTLAAQLYQEFHSFFPDNAIEYFVSYYDYYQPEAYIARTDTYIEKSLLINDEIDKLRLSATRSLAERRDVIVIASVSCIYGIGSPENYLNMTLNLRAAEIYSKDHVALQLLQMHYAAVESHLFRGSFRIRGHVIDIFPAYESNFAVRLEFKDVVLKQILTFDPNHGSTFSALDEITIYPGSHYVSSEDVRLRAIESIEAELQEHLSTFKDRPLERERLFNRTRYDMEMIKEIGFCKGIENYSRHFSNSPPGMPPKCLLDYFPEDYLLIIDESHQTLPQMRAMYHGDRARKETLVNFGFRLPSAFDNRPLKFEEAYRFFRQVIYVSATPGNNELHEVEHKVIEQVIRPMGIPDPLIEIRPASGQMNDIVEEIRKRSNKNERILIISLTKKLAEEIAAFLEKIGIKARYLHSDINIPERTRILSELRSGVFNVLIGVNLLREGLDLPEVSLVAILDADKEGFLRSSSSLIQICGRAARNIEGTVIMYADGITASMQKTVEETERRRILQLAYNSKYDITPKTVIKDIHPELLPSNGIAKSHRHNRNKRPACQEEMAPPDKLTLKELTLRIKKYDNLMKRAAKEYRFQEATDYRNLLDKYKAEQLRRKS, encoded by the coding sequence ATGACATTTCGATTAAATGCTTCCTTCCGACCTTGCGGAGATCAGCCGCAAGCTATTGAGCAATTGATTCAAGGCATTCGATCGGGTCGGCGATCCCAGGTTTTACAGGGAATCACGGGTTCCGGAAAAACTTTCACGATCGCCAACGTCATTCAGGAATTAAATCGTCCGGCTTTAATCATTGCACATAACAAGACGTTGGCCGCACAACTTTATCAAGAGTTTCATAGTTTTTTTCCCGATAATGCCATAGAGTATTTTGTTTCCTATTACGATTATTATCAGCCCGAAGCCTATATAGCTCGTACGGACACTTACATAGAAAAGAGTTTATTGATTAACGACGAAATCGATAAACTCAGATTATCGGCGACACGCTCCTTAGCGGAACGTAGGGACGTTATCGTTATTGCTTCAGTGTCATGTATTTATGGTATAGGTTCTCCCGAAAATTATTTGAATATGACGCTGAATTTACGCGCGGCGGAAATCTATTCCAAAGATCATGTGGCGTTACAGCTATTACAAATGCATTATGCTGCAGTTGAGAGCCATCTTTTCAGAGGTTCTTTCAGAATACGGGGTCACGTAATAGACATTTTTCCGGCTTACGAAAGTAATTTCGCCGTTAGGCTAGAGTTTAAAGATGTCGTTTTAAAGCAAATTTTAACCTTCGATCCTAATCATGGTTCAACGTTTTCCGCTTTGGACGAGATCACGATTTATCCGGGCTCTCATTATGTATCATCGGAAGACGTCCGACTTAGAGCCATAGAATCCATAGAAGCGGAATTACAAGAACATCTTTCTACTTTTAAGGATCGTCCTCTTGAACGGGAACGATTGTTTAACAGAACTCGATATGATATGGAAATGATTAAAGAAATCGGATTCTGTAAAGGCATAGAAAACTATTCTCGTCATTTTTCAAATTCCCCTCCCGGAATGCCTCCGAAATGCTTATTGGATTATTTTCCGGAAGACTATCTACTGATTATCGATGAATCCCATCAAACATTACCTCAAATGCGAGCTATGTACCACGGTGATAGAGCCCGTAAGGAAACTTTGGTTAATTTCGGATTTCGGTTACCATCAGCTTTCGATAACAGGCCCTTGAAATTTGAAGAAGCCTATCGATTTTTCAGGCAAGTTATTTATGTCTCCGCTACTCCCGGTAACAACGAACTACATGAAGTCGAACATAAAGTTATTGAACAAGTCATTCGTCCTATGGGAATTCCGGATCCCTTAATCGAAATTCGTCCCGCAAGCGGACAAATGAACGATATCGTTGAAGAAATACGTAAACGAAGTAACAAAAACGAACGGATTCTTATTATCTCATTAACAAAAAAATTAGCTGAAGAGATTGCCGCTTTCCTGGAAAAAATAGGCATCAAAGCTCGTTATTTACATTCCGACATTAATATCCCCGAACGAACGCGCATTCTTTCCGAGCTAAGAAGTGGTGTTTTTAACGTATTAATCGGAGTCAATTTACTTCGAGAAGGCTTAGATCTTCCCGAAGTATCTCTGGTTGCAATTTTAGATGCTGATAAGGAAGGATTTTTACGAAGTTCTTCTTCGCTCATTCAAATTTGCGGTAGGGCTGCCAGAAATATCGAAGGCACGGTCATCATGTACGCCGATGGAATAACGGCTTCCATGCAAAAGACTGTTGAAGAAACGGAAAGAAGACGCATACTCCAATTGGCTTATAATTCAAAATACGATATCACTCCCAAAACGGTAATTAAAGATATTCATCCGGAACTTTTACCTAGCAACGGCATTGCCAAATCACACCGACATAACCGTAATAAAAGACCGGCTTGTCAAGAAGAAATGGCCCCTCCGGATAAGTTAACTTTAAAAGAATTGACACTTCGTATTAAAAAATACGATAACTTGATGAAAAGGGCCGCTAAAGAATATCGATTCCAAGAAGCTACCGATTATCGAAATTTACTTGATAAATACAAAGCCGAGCAACTCCGAAGAAAATCATGA
- the trpS gene encoding tryptophan--tRNA ligase, with protein sequence MNKKRVLTGDRPTGKLHVGHWVGSIKDRLKFQADPQYSCFFLIADLHVLTTKTSKDQTIQIKEHIKEVLLDWLCLGIDPEQSVVYLQSTVPQIYELQLILSMLTSLNRVYGIPSLKEMARNATIDESSMSCGLIGYPILQAADILLTKANIVPVGKDNVPHIEFARDIAKKFNGLYGDVFPEPFTVTDNGSTLVGTDGAGKMSKSANNTIYISDDAASVRHKVKMMYTDPNRIHATTPGNVENNPVFMYHDEFNPNKDEVASFKARYREGKIGDAEIKNRLAEVINDFLEPFRERRQFFANQPDRLTQILKKGSEQVEPIAAQTLRDVRDAMGLNFF encoded by the coding sequence ATGAATAAAAAGCGCGTTTTAACCGGGGATCGTCCCACCGGCAAATTACACGTGGGACACTGGGTCGGCTCCATTAAGGATCGGTTGAAATTTCAAGCCGATCCTCAATATAGTTGTTTTTTTTTAATAGCCGATTTACATGTTTTAACAACGAAAACATCCAAAGATCAGACTATTCAAATCAAAGAGCATATTAAAGAAGTTCTCCTAGACTGGCTATGTTTAGGCATAGATCCTGAGCAATCGGTGGTTTACTTGCAATCTACCGTTCCTCAGATTTATGAATTACAACTCATATTATCCATGCTTACTTCTTTAAATCGTGTTTACGGTATCCCTAGTCTAAAAGAAATGGCTAGAAACGCCACGATTGATGAATCAAGCATGTCTTGCGGTCTGATAGGCTATCCCATCCTACAAGCAGCCGATATTCTTTTAACCAAGGCAAATATCGTTCCCGTAGGAAAAGATAATGTCCCGCATATCGAATTTGCGAGAGATATAGCTAAAAAATTCAACGGTTTATACGGAGACGTGTTTCCCGAGCCGTTTACCGTTACCGATAACGGAAGTACTTTAGTCGGTACTGATGGAGCAGGAAAAATGAGTAAGTCCGCCAATAATACAATTTATATTTCGGATGATGCCGCCTCTGTGAGACATAAAGTTAAAATGATGTATACCGATCCGAATAGGATTCATGCAACGACTCCGGGTAATGTGGAAAATAACCCCGTCTTTATGTATCACGATGAATTTAATCCTAACAAAGATGAAGTCGCCTCATTCAAAGCTCGCTATAGAGAAGGAAAAATAGGAGATGCGGAAATCAAAAATCGTTTAGCCGAGGTAATTAATGATTTCTTAGAACCTTTCAGAGAACGACGACAATTTTTTGCCAATCAACCTGATCGACTGACTCAAATTCTTAAAAAGGGCTCTGAACAAGTGGAACCTATTGCTGCTCAAACGTTACGAGATGTACGAGATGCTATGGGGTTAAACTTTTTTTAG
- a CDS encoding DUF5414 family protein, translating to MAQSQEDALQDSLFLIIEGNLKRIFATKTGYTTFREIQNVIFNCTNGNEDLANFFFELLINGKLMKTDLTDHQKRNAQSLISDFMIPIRVAKDIHERGEFMNFITSDMLVQQERCVFMNRLARVDGTEFLIMGDIQNTCHLTRHFLSRLLEAQKNPTGEKNLIEIKDDLLSLKNYLDLLLTNLNISEE from the coding sequence ATGGCTCAGTCCCAAGAAGACGCTTTACAAGATAGTTTATTTCTAATTATCGAAGGTAATTTAAAAAGAATATTTGCCACTAAAACGGGTTATACAACCTTTAGAGAAATACAGAATGTTATTTTTAACTGCACAAACGGAAATGAAGATCTTGCTAACTTTTTCTTCGAACTGCTGATTAACGGAAAATTAATGAAAACAGATCTTACGGATCATCAAAAAAGGAATGCTCAATCCTTAATTTCCGATTTTATGATTCCCATTAGGGTAGCTAAAGATATTCATGAAAGAGGCGAATTTATGAATTTCATTACTTCCGATATGCTGGTTCAACAAGAACGTTGCGTGTTCATGAATAGATTGGCTCGAGTTGACGGGACGGAATTCCTCATCATGGGAGACATTCAAAACACCTGTCATTTAACTCGACATTTTCTATCGAGATTATTGGAAGCTCAAAAAAATCCTACCGGAGAAAAGAATCTCATCGAAATTAAAGACGATCTTTTATCTTTAAAAAATTACCTTGATCTCCTTTTGACCAATTTAAATATATCGGAGGAATAA
- a CDS encoding CT583 family protein, with translation MVKLSALLEKRFKKSHSEKIEVMAQKSSEGHLNSFTGLFEVRPLKEDEFNKLQTLLTDYEYEDSNPEGCLQDLNSLASLSSEIKTIHHQSVILHGERIKKAKEILKKYKDGAFSAWLMLAYGNRQTPYNFLVYYEFYSKTPLHLRPALEKMPRQAVYVLASRQGDEDKKQEIINNYHGETKNAVLAIIRQTFPLEFTDGRRKPAIETAITFLDRAYNILKDYAPDSKLTEEKIFKLKDLLEKFAIIKNKITEN, from the coding sequence ATGGTTAAGCTTTCCGCACTTCTAGAAAAAAGATTTAAAAAATCTCATTCCGAAAAAATTGAGGTTATGGCTCAAAAGAGCTCTGAAGGACATCTTAATTCTTTCACGGGACTTTTTGAGGTTCGTCCTCTTAAAGAAGATGAATTCAATAAGCTGCAAACTCTTTTAACCGATTATGAATACGAAGACTCAAATCCGGAAGGGTGTCTTCAAGATCTTAATTCCTTAGCCTCTCTTTCTTCCGAGATTAAAACGATCCATCATCAATCCGTTATTCTTCACGGGGAGCGGATTAAAAAAGCTAAAGAAATTTTGAAAAAATATAAGGACGGAGCTTTTTCAGCGTGGTTAATGCTCGCCTATGGCAATCGTCAAACTCCGTATAATTTTTTGGTTTATTATGAATTTTATTCAAAAACTCCTCTTCATTTAAGACCTGCTTTAGAAAAGATGCCCAGACAAGCGGTCTACGTACTTGCGTCTCGTCAAGGCGATGAAGATAAAAAACAGGAAATTATCAATAATTATCACGGTGAAACGAAGAATGCGGTTTTAGCCATCATAAGACAAACCTTCCCTCTCGAATTCACTGACGGAAGGCGAAAACCGGCTATAGAAACTGCCATTACCTTTCTGGATAGGGCTTACAATATATTGAAAGATTATGCTCCGGATTCTAAACTGACCGAAGAAAAGATTTTCAAATTGAAAGATTTACTGGAAAAATTTGCAATCATAAAGAATAAAATAACGGAGAATTGA